In Chitinophaga oryzae, the sequence AAAACGTATACATGCAGGTGAACCAGGACAAATTCTACGACGGCAACTCCTGGGCGCCCGGTAATGCGATCAACTACGTGCTGATACGCTATGCTGACGTACTGCTGATGGCCGCCGAATGCCAGGCCAATGCCGGTAGCCTCGAAAAAGCGCAGACATACGTAAATATGGTCAGAGAACGGGCCGCCAACCCGGTAGGGTGGGTGAAGCAATATATCGATCCTGAAGACCCGATGGGAGGCAATACCGAAGAACCTGCGGCTAATTACCACGTCAGCCCGTACCCCGCCGGAGCCTTTGCCGGCGGCGGGAAAGACTATGCCCTGAAAGCCATCCGGTTCGAACGTAAACTGGAGCTGGCCATGGAAGGACATCGTTTCTTCGACCTGGTAAGATGGGGACTGGCACAGACCGAAATTAACCGCTACTTCGCTTATGAGAAAACGGTTACCTCAGATATTGCCACCGGCAACTTCTCGGCAAGGAACAAATACTATCCGATCCCACAGCGCCAGATAGACCTGAGCGTGAAAAACGGCATATCACAACTGCAACAAAATCCCGGATATTGATTTGCGGATTTTTTGATTTACGGATTTTGGAATTTCCGGAATTAAAAGGCGCATAAAACAAACAAAGGTCGAAGCGATACACATTGCTTCGACCTTTTGTTTTTATCTTTTTTTCAGGTATCCCTGAAATCCCGAAATCCGTAAATCAAAGAATTCCTAAATATTTTCTGACCAGCTTAGCCCGCCGGGCAGACTACGATTGGAAAATTCCATATGTACCACGCGGCGGTTGGAGCCGCTGGTGCTGCGGGAAGACGCATGCATCAGCAATGGCCGCATGATCATGATCCCGCCGCTTTTAACGCCGCAGCTGACTTCCGGTGTTTCCTGCGGGGAAAGGGTATCCGGACGGACAATGCCCTGTAAATGCGTGCCCGGGATTACTTTCAGCGCACCGTTCTGCGCGTCGGTATCATCGAGATGAAGACGGATGGTATAGATATTCTCCAGCAGCCACAACGGAGGCTGTACGGCAAACTGGTTTTGTTTGACGGTCCACGGTCCGAAACCTTCCACCGGTAGCCGTTCCTTCACAGAAATGGTGAGGTCCTGATGCCAGGCCACAAACCAGTTGGATTGTCCGGGTTTATCAAAGTAGATGGATTTCACCGGCACATAATCCTCTCCGAACAACGTATGAATAAGGTAGGTCAGCGCTGGTGTAAAGATAGCAGGCCGCACATGCGGCACCGATTGCAGGAACTGCCGGATGGCAAACAGGTCGGCCGTTTTGCGGAATACGGCCTGGCTCATATCTGCCTGTGATATCAGGTGCAGGATGGCCTGTACTTCATCGCCGGAAAACACGTTTTCCAGCACAGTGTATCCCTGTGTGGCGAGCTGTTGCCGGTGCATTTCGATATTCGGTATCATCTTCAAATGTAGGCGTTATTTGTTGAATGTTGCTTCATTTGCCCGGTGAATTAGCCATACCTGGTAAGATGGCTGTTCGGGAAGAATACCTTATTTTTAAATTGTTAAATCGAGAGCCCATGGCGCATTTATTTAGTCCGTTGCAGCTGAGGACCGTTACGCTGCGTAACCGCATCGCTGTTTCTCCCATGTGTGAGTATTCTTCGGAGGATGGCTTTGCCAACGACTGGCACCTGGTACATCTGGGCAGCCGGGCGGTAGGCGGTGCCGGCCTGGTGCTGACAGAAGCAGCGGCCGTATCTCCTGAAGGCCGTATTTCCCCCCAGGACCTTGGCATCTGGAAAGATGAACATATTTCCATGCTGCAGCGCATCACAACATTTGTAGCTGCGCAGGGCGCCGTGCCGGGCATACAACTGGCGCATGCCGGCAGAAAAGCCAGCACATTAAGGCCATGGGAGGGAAGCGGTAAAGTGGCGCCGGAGAATGGCGGATGGGAAGTATACGGCCCCAGTGCTATTCCGTTCAACGACGTATATCCGATGCCGGTAGCCCTCACGCAGGAAGGAATACTGGATGTGCTGAACGACTTCAGGAAAGCGGCCGCCAGGGCGCTGCAGGCCGGTTTTAAAGTTGTGGAGATACATGCGGCGCATGGTTACCTGCTGCACAGTTTTCTGTCGCCGCTGAGCAACCAGCGGACCGACGAATATGGCGGAAGTTTTGAAAACAGGATACGGTTGCTGTTACAGACAGTAGAATCGGTGCGGGCGGTGTGGCCTGCGGAACTGCCGCTGCTGGTGCGCATTTCTGCAACTGACTGGGCGCCCGGCGGCTGGGACCCGGAGCAGTCTGCCCGGTTGGCGGCCTTGCTCAGAGAGGAGGAAGTGGACCTGATCGATTGTTCGTCCGGCGGACTGGTGCCGCATCAGAAAATTAGCGTCGGACCGTTATACCAGGTGCCTTTCGCGGAGAAAATCAAAAAAGAAGCAAAGATAGCGACCGGCGCGGTAGGGCTGATTACCACGGCGCAGGAAGCAGAATCTGTTATTGAACAGGGACGGGCAGACATAGTGCTGCTGGCGCGTGAACTGCTGCGCGATCCTTATTTTCCTTTACGGGCGGCACATCAGCTGGGCGATACCAGCGTGAAATGGCCGGTACAATATGAAAGAGCAAAACCCCGCGGGTAAGGCCTGCGGCCCGGGGCGTTAGCCCCGGCCGTGCAGGATATTTTCGATTTTCTCCAGTTCTTCAGCGGTGAAAGACACGTTCTTCAGCGTATCCAGGTTGTTGTCCAGCTGGGCGACGGAACTCGCGCCGATCAATACCGTGGTGATACGTTTGTCTTTCAGTATCCAGGCCAGCGCCATCTGGGCAAGGGACTGTCCGCGCTCCTGCGCGAGGCTGTTGAGCTGGCTGATTTTAGCGATCTTCTCCTCAGATACTTCATTTTCCTGCAGGAAGCCACTGGGCTTGCTGGCGCGTGACCCTGCAGGAATACCGTTCAGATAGCGGTCGGTGAGCAGGCCCTGTGCCAGCGGAGAGAACGGAATACAGCCGATACCGTTAGTCTCCAGCACATCAAGCAGACCGTTTTCTACCCACCTTTCAAACATGCTGTATTTAGGTTGATGGATCAGGCAGGGCGTACCCAGTGATTTCAGTACGGCGACGGCCTCTTTTGTCTGTTCTGCGGTGTAGTTGGAAAGGCCCACATAGAGCGCTTTCCCTTGTTGCACGATGCTGTGCAGCGCGCCCATGGTTTCTTCTATGGGTGTTTCCGGATCGGGGCGGTGGGAATAGAAAATGTCTACATATTCCAGCCCCATACGACGGAGGCTCTGGTCTAAGCTGGAGACGAGATATTTACGGGAGCCTTTGTCGCCATATGGGCCGGGCCACATCAGGTAGCCCGCCTTGGTGGAGATCACCAGCTCGTCGCGCAGATGCCCGGTGAAATCCTGCCGTAGGATACGTCCGAAGTTCTCTTCAGCACTGCCTGGCACCGGGCCATAGTTGTTGGCAAGGTCAAAATGGGTGATTCCTTTGTCAAAAGCCCGGCGGATGATGCTGCGGCCATTTTCATAGTTGTCGATGGAGCCGAAGTTGTGCCACAGGCCAAGTGATATGGCCGGCAGTTGCAGGCCGCTTTTGCCGCAACGGTTGTACGTCATGGCGTCATATCTGTCAGTAGCGGGTGTATATTGCATGGAGGGTGATTTTTTTCCGGCAAACAAGATAATAAATCAGGAATGAATTACGAATTACGAATTAATATGGGAGATTAATTTCTGAACCATAAAAGCGAAGACCTGAGCCGATGATTCGCTCAGGTCTTCGCTTAAGAAATTCGTAATTCGTAATTAATCCTGCAATTGTGCTTCGGGCACGGCTACACGTCCTTCTTTGATATCTTTCAGCTTATTGCTGTTCTGTACTTTGGACGGTACAGGACGGATATCCCATACAATGCCCAGCCAGCCCAGTGTTTTGATCACATAGTAGCTGATGTCGATTTCCCACCAGTAGAAGCCCTGGCGGGCAGCGCTCTGGTAGTAGTGGTGGTTGTTATGCCATCCTTCTCCCAGGGTGATCAGCGCCAGAATGAGGCTGTTGCGGGACTGGTCGCCGGTATAATAACGCTGGTTGCCGATTTTGTGCATCAGGGAGTTGATGGTGAAAGTACCGTGATACAGGATAACGGTGCTCAGGAAGAAACCGATCAGCAGGGTAGAAAGACCCGCTGTCCAGTCGAACCATCCGGTGCCGTTTACTTTGTTGCCCACGAAATATACCGCGATCGCCAGTATAACGGCAGGCACCATATGCCATTTGTTGAGCCAGAACAATTCTTTCGCTTTGTGGTCTTTGATCAGGTCAAAACGGGTAGGTTTGTATTCAGGGCCCATGATCCAGCCGATGTGGGCGTACCAGATACCATAGATGTTGGCAGAGTGAGGGTCGTCCGGCGTATCACTGTGTTTGTGGTGAATACGGTGATTGGCTGACCACCAGAGCGCACCTTTCTGTAAGCTGCTCTGTGCTCCGCCCGCAAGGATGAATTGAAAAAATCGCGACGTTTTAAAAGCGCGATGAGAAAAATACCGGTGATAACCGGCCGTCACAAAAAACATGCGCACTACGTACAATACGCCGCACAGTATCCAGTCAAAAGCAGTGGTGCCGGTAAAGAAAGCCAGCAGGGGAACCGCGTGAATTCCCAGAAAGTCCACTTGATGCCACCAGTTTGGTGATTTTCTGTCTTGCTTGATCGCCTTATTCATTCTGCAAATATAGTTTCCGTGGTCTATTAAAATTATGATTTAAATCATTTTGACAAAGTTAGGGCATTTCACCGGCGATTCCTTCCTTCCTCATCCTGAACTTTTTAGGCAGATAACTGTTAACCAACTTATACATACTCATTGTGTTATAAGTATTTTACACCATTTAAATAAAACTAATATATGTCACAGGTCCTGTCAGCTATCCGCAGCAATGTAAAGTATTGGTGGCTTTATCTGCTCAACGGCATCATCTTTATCATTGCGGGCTTCATTGTTTTCAGTAATCCATTCAGCAGCTACGTGTTGCTCAGTATCTTTTTCAGTGTAACCCTGTTTGTGACAGGCATTTTTGAGATCATTTTCGCTACCGGTAACCGAAGGTCCATGCATGGCTGGGGATGGTCGCTGGCCTCCGGTATTATCGACCTCGTAGTGGGCTTTATCCTCATGTTGTATCCCGCCATCAGTATGGCCGTCATCCCTATTTTCCTGGGCTTCTGGTTCATGTTCAAAGGCATCAGCCTGATTGTGTTCGCCATAGCGCTCAGCACAGACAAGGTCCCCAACTGGGGCTGGGTATTGTTGGGCGGTATCCTGCTGATTATGATCTCCATTGTGATCCTCGACAATCCCGCATTGGGCGTGGCTACCATTCTGGGTGTAATGGCCGCCGCCTTCTGGGTGACCGGCGTATTGAGCATTATTTTCGCTTTCCGGTTGAAACATGTAAAGAAATTATTTCAGTAGCTGTTTCCTGACAGCAACGAAAAGTACGGGGGCCGGATATCCGGCAGTATAGCCGTTTCCGTTAATTCCGTGAAACGAAAAGACGGGGGCCTGGTTCTCCGCCTGCGTTTGCTCATGTGCCGACGCGGCCATAACCTGCTTTGTTTTCCTGGTAAAAGGCTGGCGATGACGGATATACCGCTCTGCCGGCCTGATTTAATTGGATAATGGTCAAAATCCGTAAAGGTTAAACCCGGTAAAACGCTGTATATTTAGAGACCACAAAATCTAATTTATCGCTACCAGATGAAACTACGCAAGCTTTATTCGCTGGCTTCCCTGTTACTGTGCGGGATAGCACAGTCAGGCCTGTCACAGAACACACCGGTTTCCCGGTATGACCATCACGAGGCATTTTCCCCTTTATTTTATCCGGCCAAC encodes:
- a CDS encoding phytanoyl-CoA dioxygenase family protein, which encodes MIPNIEMHRQQLATQGYTVLENVFSGDEVQAILHLISQADMSQAVFRKTADLFAIRQFLQSVPHVRPAIFTPALTYLIHTLFGEDYVPVKSIYFDKPGQSNWFVAWHQDLTISVKERLPVEGFGPWTVKQNQFAVQPPLWLLENIYTIRLHLDDTDAQNGALKVIPGTHLQGIVRPDTLSPQETPEVSCGVKSGGIMIMRPLLMHASSRSTSGSNRRVVHMEFSNRSLPGGLSWSENI
- a CDS encoding NADH:flavin oxidoreductase/NADH oxidase, whose protein sequence is MAHLFSPLQLRTVTLRNRIAVSPMCEYSSEDGFANDWHLVHLGSRAVGGAGLVLTEAAAVSPEGRISPQDLGIWKDEHISMLQRITTFVAAQGAVPGIQLAHAGRKASTLRPWEGSGKVAPENGGWEVYGPSAIPFNDVYPMPVALTQEGILDVLNDFRKAAARALQAGFKVVEIHAAHGYLLHSFLSPLSNQRTDEYGGSFENRIRLLLQTVESVRAVWPAELPLLVRISATDWAPGGWDPEQSARLAALLREEEVDLIDCSSGGLVPHQKISVGPLYQVPFAEKIKKEAKIATGAVGLITTAQEAESVIEQGRADIVLLARELLRDPYFPLRAAHQLGDTSVKWPVQYERAKPRG
- the mgrA gene encoding L-glyceraldehyde 3-phosphate reductase translates to MQYTPATDRYDAMTYNRCGKSGLQLPAISLGLWHNFGSIDNYENGRSIIRRAFDKGITHFDLANNYGPVPGSAEENFGRILRQDFTGHLRDELVISTKAGYLMWPGPYGDKGSRKYLVSSLDQSLRRMGLEYVDIFYSHRPDPETPIEETMGALHSIVQQGKALYVGLSNYTAEQTKEAVAVLKSLGTPCLIHQPKYSMFERWVENGLLDVLETNGIGCIPFSPLAQGLLTDRYLNGIPAGSRASKPSGFLQENEVSEEKIAKISQLNSLAQERGQSLAQMALAWILKDKRITTVLIGASSVAQLDNNLDTLKNVSFTAEELEKIENILHGRG
- a CDS encoding acyl-CoA desaturase — its product is MDFLGIHAVPLLAFFTGTTAFDWILCGVLYVVRMFFVTAGYHRYFSHRAFKTSRFFQFILAGGAQSSLQKGALWWSANHRIHHKHSDTPDDPHSANIYGIWYAHIGWIMGPEYKPTRFDLIKDHKAKELFWLNKWHMVPAVILAIAVYFVGNKVNGTGWFDWTAGLSTLLIGFFLSTVILYHGTFTINSLMHKIGNQRYYTGDQSRNSLILALITLGEGWHNNHHYYQSAARQGFYWWEIDISYYVIKTLGWLGIVWDIRPVPSKVQNSNKLKDIKEGRVAVPEAQLQD
- a CDS encoding HdeD family acid-resistance protein, which translates into the protein MSQVLSAIRSNVKYWWLYLLNGIIFIIAGFIVFSNPFSSYVLLSIFFSVTLFVTGIFEIIFATGNRRSMHGWGWSLASGIIDLVVGFILMLYPAISMAVIPIFLGFWFMFKGISLIVFAIALSTDKVPNWGWVLLGGILLIMISIVILDNPALGVATILGVMAAAFWVTGVLSIIFAFRLKHVKKLFQ